CTGGCGCAGACGGGCGTGGCTGGGAAGCTTGACCTTGTATGTATGCATAACCGGCCGATGCGCGAGCTCGCCTCTGGCTGTGCCTGGATAGGGGATGTTATCGATGCGCAGCCCTTTCGTCATCTGGCCCGGCCTGCTGCGTTTCTGACAGCCTGCAAAAGTCTGAAAGAACGCGGCTATTACCGTGCGGTGATTTTCCATCGCTCCACTTCATTTAAACTGGCAGCCCGTCTGGCGGGCATTCCGCTTCGTATTGGCTTAAGCTCAGGCGGAATTGACAATCTGCTGTTGAATGCGCCAGTCGCTCTAAGCGGCGGTGGCGGCCGCCGCCAGCGTTGGGGACACAGGCCGTTTATCGCCGCACTTGACCAGTATTTTGCCCCCTCAGGGCTCAGCTATTTAGGGCCTTCGCCGATACAGGCCAGCCCTGTACAACAGGCAGAGGTGCAGGCCCGCTTTGGTGAGTTCCCGCGCCCCTGGACGATTGTGAATTTGTTTGTTGGTGACGCCTTGCGCAGATGGCCACCGGCCCATGCCCAACAGATGATAAGAACCTGTTATGACCGATTTGGTGGTACGGTTTTTCTGAATACCGGTCCAGATGCGCTGGACTGGCATGATCAATTAGCCAGTCTCTGGTCTGGCCCGCCTCAGGCATTTGTGCATTTGCTGCCTGACGAAGCCCCGATTCCGTTCATGATTGCGCTCTACCATCAGGCTGATTTATATTTAGGGGTGGACAGCTTTACGGCAAACCTGGCCTTGAATTGTGATCTACCTGCTGTCATTCTGTTCAATAAGGCATCTGACAGTCTGACTTATCGCGGCCGATCTTACCCGCTGGCCCCGGCTGCTGACAAACCGCTGGACAGCCTGACAGAAGACGACTTTCAGACCGTTTTTTCCCACTTTGATAAGGACAGACAGACATGATGAAATTATTTACCGCTGGCCCGTCACCTTTTGGGCGCAAAGTGAAACTGGCCCTGCATGTGCTGGGCCTTTCAGATCAGGTGGA
The sequence above is a segment of the SAR116 cluster alpha proteobacterium HIMB100 genome. Coding sequences within it:
- a CDS encoding ADP-heptose:LPS heptosyltransferase — encoded protein: MPKLISSSEPQKTIGFVAGGIGDQLYHFTQLEHLAQTGVAGKLDLVCMHNRPMRELASGCAWIGDVIDAQPFRHLARPAAFLTACKSLKERGYYRAVIFHRSTSFKLAARLAGIPLRIGLSSGGIDNLLLNAPVALSGGGGRRQRWGHRPFIAALDQYFAPSGLSYLGPSPIQASPVQQAEVQARFGEFPRPWTIVNLFVGDALRRWPPAHAQQMIRTCYDRFGGTVFLNTGPDALDWHDQLASLWSGPPQAFVHLLPDEAPIPFMIALYHQADLYLGVDSFTANLALNCDLPAVILFNKASDSLTYRGRSYPLAPAADKPLDSLTEDDFQTVFSHFDKDRQT